The genomic stretch GCGACACCCGACTGCAGCATGTTGGCCATGCTCGCGAGCTGTGTGACCGGCTGGGTGAACTCGCGGGAGTACTGGATGAATGCGGTCGCGTCGCCGAGCGTCAGCTGCCCGGAGGCGACGCGCAGGCCGCCGACCACGGCGATCAGCACGTAGGAGAGGTAGGAGACGAAGGTCATCGCCGGCATGATCATGCCCGAGACGAACTGGGCGCCGAACGACGCGGTGTAGAGGCTGTCGTTGCGGCGATCAAACTCCTCGAGCATCTCGCGGTCGCGGCCGAAGGCACGCACGATCTCGAGGCCGGAGAAGGTCTCCTCGATGTGGCCGTTGAGCGCGCCGGTGTTCTTCCATTGCGCGGCGAAGAGCTTCTGCGAGCGAGCGCCGATCACTCCCGCGATCACGCCCGAGAGCGGGATCGAGATCAGCGCGATCAGCGCGAGCTGCCAGGAGACGATGAACATCATCGCCGCGATGCCGATGATGGTCAGCAGCGACTGCACCAGCTGCGAGAAGGCCTGCTGGAGCGCCGTCTGAATGTTGTCGACGTCGTTCGTGACGCGCGACATCACGTCCCCGCGCTGGCGAGTGTCGAAAAAGCGCAGCGGGAGCCGGTTGAGCTTGGCCTCGATGTCTTGGCGGAGACCGTAGACCACGCGCATCACGAGCCCGTTGAGTAGGTAGCCCTGCGCCCACATCAGCACCGACGCGACCACGTACATCAGGAGCACGACGATGATGAGGCGGCCGAGCACCACGAAGTCGATGCCCTGGCCGGGAACGATGTCGGTCTTCGACAGCATGTCGGCGAAGGTGTCGTTTCCCGCGGCCCGTTGCTCCTGGATGATCTGCTCGAGCGGGACCCCTGCGGTCAAACCCGCGCCGATCACTCCGTTGAAGATCGTGTCCATCGCCTGCCCGAGGATCTTCGGCGCGATGACGGTGAGGACGACCGACAGCGAGACCAGGGCGACCACGAGGATCATCCGCGCACGCTCGGGACCGAGCAGCGCGAACAGTCGCTTGGCGGAGGGCCAAAAGTTCTGGGCCTTGCGGGCGGGCGGCCCGTCGCCGAACATGCCGCCGTCGCCCTCGCCGGGTTCGAAGTCGGGCTCGAGCTGCTCTACCTCTGCGGACGCGGGGTCGGTGGCGGCGGTGTCGCGTGCGCGCGCCATCTCAGGACACTCCTTCGACACTCAGTTGGGATTCGACGATCTCGCGGTAGGTTGCGTTCGCCTCGAGGAGCTCGTCGTGCGTACCGCGGCCGACGACCCGGCCCGCGTCGAGCACGACGATCTGGTCGGCGTGGCGGATCGTCGACACCCGCTGCGCCACGATGATCACGGTCGCGTCGGTGGTCGCGTCGGCCAGCGACTCCCGCAGCCGTGCATCCGTCGCGACGTCCAGCGCCGAGAACGAGTCGTCGAAGAGGTAGACCCGGGGCCTCGCGACGAGGGCGCGCGCGATGCAGAGCCGCTGGCGCTGGCCGCCCGACACGTTCGTCCCGCCCTGCGAGACCGGCTCGTCGAGGCCGTGCTCCTTGCTCCGCACGAAGTCCTCGCCCTGGGCGATGCGCAGCGCCTCCCAGAGTTCGGCGTCGGTCGCGTCGGGCCGGCCGAAGCGCAGGTTCGAGGCGATCGTGCCCGAGAAGAGATACGGCCGCTGCGGTATGAGCCCGATCACCTGGGCGAGCTGCGCCCGGTCGAGGGAGGAGACGGGCACGCCGTCGATCATGACGGAGCCCTCGTGCGGGTCGAACAGGCGCGGCACGAGGCCGAGCAGCGTCGTCTTACCAGCGCCGGTGGAGCCGACGACGGCGGTGATGCGGCCCGGCTCCGCGACGAGGTCGATCCCGGAGAGCACGGGACGCTCGGCGCCCGGGTAACCGAAGACGACCCCCGAGAACTCGACGCGGCCGCCCGTCGGGGTCGCGAGACCGCCCTGGGGAGTGGTGAGGCTGGTGCGAGCGTCGAGCACCTGCTGGATCCGCTCGGCGCAGACAACGGCACGCGGGATCATCATCACCATGAAGACCCCCATCATCACGGCGGTGAGGATCTGGAGGAGGTACTGCAGGAACGCGGTCAGCGAGCCCACTTGCATCTGGCCGGCGTCGACCCGCTGCCCGCCGAACCACAGCACGGCGGCGGTGGCGAGGTGCAGGATCATCATGATCGCCGGGAACATCAGCACGAAGATGTTGCCGACCTTGATCGACACCTCGGTGATCGCGGCGTTGGCTCTGCGGTACCGCTCCGACTCGAACGGCTCGCGCACGAAGGCGCGCACCACGCGGATGCCCGTGATCTGCTCGCGGAGCACGCTGTTGATCCCGTCGATCCGGTCCTGCATCAGGCGGAACAGCGGCAGCAGCAGGAACACCAGGACGCCGACCACGACGAACAGCAGCGGAACCGACACCCAGACCAGCCAGGAGAGCCCCACGTCCTCGCGCAGCGCGAAGACGATGCCGCCGACACACATGATCGGCGCGGACACCATGAAGTTGAGGGTCATCAGCACGAGCATCTGCACCTGCTGCACGTCGTTCGTGCCGCGGGTGATCAGGGTGGCGGTGCCGAAGGCGCCGACTTCGAGCCCGCTCAACGAGTCGACGCGGCGGTAGACGTCCCGGCGCAGGTCGCGTCCGATGGACATCGCAGTGCGGGCGCCGAAGTAGACGGCTGCGATCGCCGCCGCGACCTGCACCAGGCAGACGCCGAGCATGCTCATCCCCGTGGCCCAGATGAAGTCGGTGTCGCCGCGGCCGATGCCCTGGTCGATGATCTCGGCGTTGAGGCTCGGCAGGTAGAGGGCGGCGAGCGTCGCGACGAGCTGCAGCACGACGACGGCGACCACCCAGCGCAAGTAGGGCTTCGCGTACGACGATGCAAGACGGAGCAGGATCATGAGTCCTCCGGGGCGGGGCAGGGGGTGGGGCGCAGGGGGTGGGGCGGAGGCGGCCGGTCGGGGACGGCGCACGTCAACCATCGACCACCGACACCCATTCCGCAATCGCTGAGCGGATACCCGCCTCACGCCCGCCCGCAGGCGATGTGTCGGCGGCGGCTCCTACACTTTCAGGATGCGCATCGCCACCTGGAACGTGAACTCCATCCGGGCCCGCACCGGCCGCGTCATCGACTGGCTCGTGCGCGAGGACATCGACGTGCTGGCCATGCAGGAACTCAAGTGCAAGCCCGAGCAGTTCCCGCACGAGGCCTTCGCCGACGCCGGCTACCACGTCGAGATGGTCGGCCTCAGCCAGTGGAACGGGGTCGGCATCGCCTCCCGGCTGCCACTGGAGGACGTACGGATCGGATTTCCGGGGATGCCCGGTTTCGCCAAGGAGCCCGCGGCCGACGGCGGCTACCCGCTGGAGGCCCGTGCGATCGGCGCGACCGTCGACGGGGTTCGTGTCTGGAGCCTGTACGTGCCCAACGGCCGGGCGGTCGATGACCCGCACTACCACTACAAGCTCGAGTGGCTCGCAGCCCTCGAGGCGAACACTCGCGAGTGGCTGGCCGCCGAGCCCGATCTGCCGCTCGCGCTGGTCGGCGATTGGAACGTCGCCCCGCTCGACAGCGACGTCGGCGATCCGAGCCTGGGTCCCGGATCCACGCACGTCTCGGTCCCCGAGCGCGCGGCCTTCTCCGCCTTCGAGGCCGCCGGCCTGCACGACGTCGTCCGCCCGCTCGTGCCCGAGGGCTACACCTACTGGGACTACAAGCAGCTGCGCTTCCCGCGCAACGAAGGTCTTCGGATCGACTTCGTGCTCGGCTCCGCCGCCTTCGGCGAGCTGGTCACCGGCGCGTCGATCCACCGCGACGAGCGCAAGGGCGACGCTCCGAGCGACCATGTGCCCGTGGTGGTGGACCTTGACCTCGAGACGACCCTCGACGACGACCGTCCGATGATCTTTTGAGCATGGCCTCGTCGAAGAAGAAGCGCGCCCGAGCTAACGGTGCCACAGCCGCTCCGGCCCGGCCCGCTCCCGCGCGCCCCGCCGGCGCCCGCGACGAGTTCCGCACGGACGCTTACCGCTCCATCCGCGAGATCATCGCCGCCGGGAAGCCGCACCGGCGCCGCTGGGACCTGGTGCTCTCCGTCCTCTGCTGCCTCGCCCTCGGCCTCCTCTGCATCGTGCTGGGCTACCTCGCCGCGATCCTCTCCGTCTTCCCCGCGCAGTGCGAGGGCCAGAACTTCGCCTGCGACTTCGACCGAATCGACTGGGGAGTCTCGATCGCGCTGCTCGGCCCGACCGCCCTGACGCTGATCACCGTCGGCGTCACGGTCGTGCGCCACCTCGTCGGTCGTCGCTCGTTCTGGATCCCAATCGTCGGATTCGCACTCTGCGTCGGCACCGCGCTCCTCGCCTCCTGGCTCGTCACCAGCTCGATCCCCGGCTCGGCGCTGGCGTAGCGGCGAGCCTTAGCCGCAGCTGGGCTCGTCGCTGAGGGTCACCGTCGTCGGAGTGATCATCGGCGTGACCCGCACGGCCTGGTCCCCGAAGCCCGTCCTCTCTCCGGCGCTGAACTGCACGTCGAACGTCTGGGACTCCCCCGGCGCGAGCTGCACAGCGACCTTCGAGACCGGACGGCCGAGGTCCTCGAATGTCTGAGGGTCGTAGCCGGTGCCGTCGTCCCAGGACGCTGAGGCGATACTCGTGCCAGGAGGACCGTAGACGTAAATGTTGGTCACGAAGTCGCCGAGCGGGTACGGGCCCCGCCCACCCGCCGCGGCGACGTAGGCCGGCAGGCCCCGAGCCACGGCCTTCGTGATCGTGTTCGTGACGGTGACGGAGGTCGAGAAGACCGCGCCGGACGCGGCGCAACGACCCACGCTCGACTGGGCGACTGCCGTCTTGAGGTAGTAGTCCATCTTCGATCCGCGGGACGCATCCTGGAAGAACACGCCCGTCGTCGTGCTCTCGGCGGTCGAGCCCGGCAGCACTCCCGCGATCGGGGTAGGCGAGAGGAGTGCCTGCTCGTCGGCGTCCGAGCTGAAGGCCAGGATCCTGCTCTCGCCGACCGCCTTCACGATCGCCGGCAGCATCGTCGTCGGCTCCATCTCTCCGCCGAGGATCTTGCCCAGAATTGTCGCGCTCGCCTCGGAGAAGAACTCGTCCGTGCGCTCGCCGACCACCGAGGCGGGGTAGCGGAAGTAGACCTCGTTGAGCAGCGTCGAGACGGTGTTGTCGCTGGTGAGGACCGTGCCGTCGGTGAGGGTGACCGGGCCGGTCGAGGCGAGGAGGTAGGAGAGGGCGACGGGGTCGATGGCGAGCGCACCGTCGATCTTCTGCTCGGGGAACTTCTGGGCCCAGAACTGCGAGGCGATCGACGCCGCCGTGGGGAAGTCGGGCCGGCTCGTCGAGACGTTGAAGGTCGTCGCGAGGTTGGGGCCGATGGTGTCGAGCGCGCTCTCGTCCACGGTGACCGGATCCAGCCCGCTGAAGTCCGAGCTGGACTGCTGGCGACCGATCGAGATGGCGCCGCCGTCGACATCGAGCTGCATCACCGAGGAGGCACCGCCGCCGAGCGCCTGCGACTCCGCCAGGTTCTGGAACAGCACGAGGTAGTGCCGCGGGCCGGAGGCGCCGAGCGAATCCGGCAGGATCGCGGTCAGCGGCTCGACCTGATCCATCGCCGTGGTCGCCGTGGCCAGCTGGGGGCTGAAGGAGTCGAGAGCGGAGGAGACCTGCGGGACGAGCTGCTCGCGGTCGATCCCCGAGACCCGGGTCTGCGCCGTATCGACGACTCCCTTGGCGACGGTGATCTTCTGCGAGAGCTCGGTGATCGCGGCGAGGTCGACCTTGCCGCCGACCGGTTTGAGGATGTCGAGCGAGGTCGTCGAGAGCGGAGTGACGATTTTGCCGGAGATGTCGTCGGCGATCTCCGTCGCGGCACGAACGGCGGCCAGGTTTGGGCCGAGGTACGGGACGACCTCCATCACTCGCCATACCGGGTCGTCGGTCTCGTCCCGGGCCTCACCGGTGAGTGTCGCGATCTGCGCGGCCGTCGCTTCCGCCCCCGAGGTGTCGAACGCCGTCAGCTTGCCGGTGACCTGCGAGACCAGCGGGATCGCCTCGGTGAGCTTGTCGCGGACCGTCATCGCCTTGTCGTAGGTGCGGACGCCGAGGAGCACAGCGACGACAGCGCCGATCAACAGGACGAGGAGGACGATCAGCGTGATCCAGAGGCCGCGACGGCGGCGCGGCCTGCCGGAGGCGCGGCGAGAGGCGGACGTGGTGCTCATTGCAGAGAGCCTAAGCGACGGCCCTCAAGCGCGACGGTCTCCGCGCCACCACAGCCAACCCAGGACGAGGGACGCGGAGGAAAGCCGCGCGTCGGCGACGACCAGGCCCCCGTCGCCCGTCCGCGAGATGCCACTTATGACCCCTCCGTGCGGCGTGTCGGCCTCATAAGTGGCATCTCGCGGACTGCCTGCCCGCCGCCGGCGCCGTGAGCGGGGCGGCGGCTGGAGCGCCACGGCCTCTGGTCAGGCCACGGCGGCCAGGTCGAACGCCCAATCGACGTAGAGTTCCGGCGGCTCGCCCTGCTCGACGAGGTCGACGCGGTCGAATCCGGCCTCGATGCAGGTCGCGCTAGCGTCGAGGTCGCTCTGCGCCACGAAGGCGTGCACGAAGCGGGGCACGGGGTACGCCGCGGCCTCCTCGAGCAGCATCCGAACAGAGGCCGCAGTGACGCCGCGGGCGTGCGGAACGATGCTCCACGCCGCCTCGTAAGCGAGCATGCCTCGAGAGGAGCCATACCAATAGCCGATGGAGCCGACGGAGACGCCGTCCAGCTCGACCACGTAAAAGAACGCGTCGCCGTCCGCCCAACCGCGCAGGTAGCGGTCGTGACGCACGAGGAACTCGCTCTCGCTCTCGAGTCCAGCGCTCGTGTGCGCGAGGGTATCGCGGAGGAGCTCGGCGTCCGCCTGCGGCCAGGGGAGCAGACGGAGGTTCTCGGGGCGGTGGTCGATGCTGGCTGTTCTCTGGTCGCTTCCGGGTTCTGGTCCCGTCACGCGCTCCGATCCTCTCTCTCAGGATGGCTCGACGATCCAGCACACCACCAGGGTGTTCGGCGCGCTGGTCCTATCGGATGTCTCCGCACTCGGGATGCGGACACGATGTCGCACCATCTTCGACCCGAAGGAGGGGCAAAAACGGAATGCCGAGCATTCTAGCCCCGGATGGGGGGTAAAATCTACGTGCGACCTGGGCGAATCCTGATCGCGGGCTCCTGGAGCGCGGCGCAGACGTGCGCACGGGTTGGCGAGCGCGCCGCCGCACTCCGCCTGGACGCAAGAAAAGCGCGTGCGCGAGCCCATACGCTCGGAGTCGAAGCGCATTCCGTCCCGAAAACCCCGTATTACCAGCGTGAGGAGGATCACCATGTCGCATGTCGTGCAGAGCACCGTCATCGGAGAACCCGAGGTCGTCGAGGACCGCGTGGAGGACTCCGCCGCCTGGCTCCACCTCAGGGCCGCCGCCACAGCGCTGCAGCCGCTCCAGGCGCAGGACGGCTCGCTCGCCGAGCCGGAACGCCTCGCCGAGGCCCGGGCCCTCGTCGAACGGATCATCGTCGGAGTACGCACCCTCGCCCCCGCCCTGCCGCACGACGCGGCCTACCTGGAGGCGCTCGTCGTGGACCTCGAGCGCTGGAGCGCCGACGAGTTGGGGCTGCCCGACTTCCTCGACTCCCTCACCGCCTTCCAGCCGCAGCTCGACCGCGTGGACGGCCGCCGCCACCTCGTGGTCTTCCCGATGTACACCCAGAACGGCAGCCGTGATCGCCACGTCGAAGCCGTCCTGGTCGAGGTCGTCTGGCCGCACTTCGTCGCCGAGCTGGAGGCGGGCGACTACTCCAACGCCCTGTTCGTGCCCGTGCGCTTCGTCGACTTCACCGCCGGCTACGACACCGACAGCGCCGTGCTGTTCCCCGAGACGGTCGCGATGCGTTCCGTCCCGTCCTTTACCTGGGGCGCGATCTTCGCCGACCGTGAGGCGGCCCGGTTCCGCCGCGTCGTTACGGAGGCCGCACGGATCACCCGGCTCGAACTGCCGGAGGACGCGCAGCGCCTCCTCGCCGACCAACGCCTGGCCGAGGAGTCCTTCGTCATGTGGGACCTCATCCACGACCGCACCCACATGCGCGGCGACCTGCCGTTCGATCCGTTCATGATCAAGCAGCGGATGCCGTTCTTCCTGTACTCGCTGGAGGAGCTGCGCTGCGACCTCACCGCGTTCCGCGAGGCCGTCGCCATCGAGCGTCGCCTCGGCGCGCTCGAGCATCGGGACGATGCGGAGGAGGCGTTGGCCGAGCGCTCGCGCTTCGTTCAGTACGCGATCCTGTTCGATCGGCTCTTCCGCTTCCCGCTCACCGGGTCGCGGGTGCGCAACTACGACAGCCTCGGTGGCCAGCTGCTCTTCGCCTGGCTGCACCAGCATGGCGTGCTGCACTGGACCGACACCCGGCTGGGGTTCGAGTGGGACGGCGTCGCGGACGTGGTCATCGCCCTCTCGGACGCGATCGACGAGCTCTACTGGCGCTCGATCGACCGCCCGAAGACGGCGCACTGGCTGGCCGCTCACCAGCTGATCGCGGCGACGCTCACGCCGCATCCCGCCTCCGCTTGGGCCCGCGGGCTCCCGGAGGAGGAGCTGATCGGGGCCCCGCGCGGACTCACTGACGCCGTGCTCGACGACGAGTTCCCGCTGTCAATGTTCTACGAGGCCCTCGGGAAGAAGATGGGCGAGGTCATCGCCTCGACCCGGGGCATCACCGGCCGGGACTGAGGCGGGGAGGGGCGGGGCGGGCTCGCTCCGCCTTCCGTGGCCCCGCCGACTGACCGTCGTCGGTTAGCGTGGGGCGTATGCCCTCAGGTGACGCCGCCGCGGACCCGCTCGACGCGGGCTGGGTCCGGCGAACTCCGAGCCGCTCGGGCTACGCGCGCGACGCGGTCACCGCGGGGGTGCTGCTGATGGCGACGCTCACCTCCGTCGCGCTGTACACCTCCGCGGGTTTCCCCGATGCGACGCACCCGATCGTCAGCGCTCTGTGGGCCGGCTCGATCACGCTCCCGCTCGCGCTGCGTCGGCGCTTCCCCGGGAGCATCGCGGTGGTCCTCTCGGTCGTCTACGCGCTCGGGATCGTGCTGCAGGTGCCGGAGTCGCTGTTCGGTCAGATCTGCCTATTCCTCGCCCTGTACACCGTCGGCGCGTGGGGCCGGAATCGGCGGGCGGCCCTCGTCGTCCGAGTGGTGATTGCGGTCGGGATGCTGAGCTGGCTGCTCACCACGCTGGCCACCGGCGAGTACTTCGGCAGCTCGGTACCGGTCGACGACTCCCCCGGCCTGCTCTCGCCATACGCGGCGGAGTCGGCCCTCGCGGTGGTCACCAACCTGCTCTACTTCGGCAGCTCCTACGTCTTCGGCGAGGCATCCTGGCAGTCGGTCCGGCGGCTCGAAGCGCTCAAGGCACGCACAGCAGAGCTCGATGACGAGCGCGAGCGGTCCTCCCAGCGGGCGCTGTCCTCGGAGCGGCTACGGATCGCGCGCGAGCTGCACGACGTGGTCGCGCATCACGTCAGCGTGATGGGGGTGCAGGCCGGAGCGGCGCGGCGGGTGCTGGCGCGCGATCGCGAGCAGGCGGCAGCCTCCCTCAGCGCGATCGAGAGCGACGCGCGCTCGGCAATCGAGGAGCTGCACCGCATCCTGGTCGCTCTGCGCGCCGAAGACGCGGTCCCGAATCCGCTCACCGACGCTGCCTCGACCCGCGGAATCGCCCAGCTCGAAGAGCTGGTGGCCGCCTCGAGCGGCTCAGGACTGCCCACCGCGTTCCGCACACTCGGCACGCCCCGCGAGATCCCGGCGACGGTGGGGCTGAGCCTCTACCGCATCGCGCAGGAGTCGCTCACGAACGTCCGCAAGCACGCGGGACGCGGCGCGCATGCCGAGGTGCGCCTGCGGTACGCCCCCGACGTCGTCGAACTCGAGATCGCCGACGACGGCGGCTCCGGCCCGCACCCGAGCGCCCCTGCCTCCTGCGGGCTGGGCCACACCGGCATGAGCGAGCGAGCGGCGGCGGTCGGCGGTTGCATCGAGATGGGGCCGAGGGGCGGAGGGTATCTCGTGCACGCCCGGGTCCCGCTGTCCCCCGTCCGGGCGAGCATCCCGGTAGCGGGCGATCCGGGGGCGGGCGACCCGGTAGCGTCATCGGAGGCGTCGTGGGGGCGCCAGAGGCAAGCGAGCGGGGACCACCCATGACCGAGCACCTGCGCGTGCTGCTCGTCGACGATCAGGAGCTCGTCCGCGCGGGCTTTCGCATCATCCTCGAGTCCGAGCCGGGAATCGAGGTCGTCGGTGAGGCGCGCACCGGCTTCGAAGCCCTGCAGCGCGCCGCGGAACTCTGCCCCGACGTGATCTGCATGGACGTGCAGATGCCCGGGCTCGACGGTCTGGCAGCTACCCGGGAGATCGTCGCCGACCCGCGCCTGTGCTCGCGGGTACTCATCCTGACCACCTTCGACCGCGACGACTACCTTTTCGAAGCCCTCTCGGCTGGCGCGAGCGGGTTCCTGCTCAAGAATGCGTCGCCGGAGGAACTGGTAGAGGCCGTGCAGGTGGTGGCTCGCGGCGATGCGATGCTCACCCCGGACGTTACGCGGCGCGTGATCGAGCGGTTTGCCACCGGCCCGGACCGGCCGCCCGCGGCCGTCGAGCACCCCGGAGTCGCGGAGCTGACGGACCGCGAGCGCGAGGTTCTGGTGCACCTGGCGCGGGGCTGGTCGAACGCGGAGATCGCGGCCGAGCTGTTCGTGGGCGAGGCGACCGTGAAGACGCACGTCTCGAAGATCCTGATGAAGCTCGGGGTGCGCGATCGGATCCAGGCGGTGGTGTTCGCGTACGAGCACGGGATCGCCGTGCCCGGGCAATCGTGAGCACCGGATGTCCACTGTGTTCATCGTATGTGCAGGTTTGCCTGTTGGTCATCGAGCGGGACATCCGCGGCCTTCTTGCGCTCGGCGATCAGCGCACGCTTCATCGAGCAGCTGAACCTCCTGGGGGATCTCTCCCGCCACCTTCGACCCATGAGCCGCTCATTCACCGCCACGCTGCGCCCGGTGAACGGCGTCCAGACGTCCGCACGAGCCTGGCGGGACGCGCTGGTTCAGCCCGCCAGATGATGCGCGGGTCGACCCGGTGGTCAGCGCCGCGAGGACGGGGCCGCCGGACGGGGCGGGTTGCGGCGGACGAACTCCATCCGGATGTCCGGCACGATCTTGCGATCGAGCACGACCGTCATATAGCGGCCGTCGACGCGGGCGCCGACCGCGACCACATCCGGATCGGAGTCCACGCGATATCCGCGCAGCGCCTCCCCGTCCACGATCACCGGAACGCCGCGCACGACATCCTCATCGCGGAGAGCGGCGGCGACCACCGGCATCCCGCCGCGACGGCTGCGCACACGGCCCGGGAAGGTGTTACGGAGCACGTCACCCATGTGCGCCGCGAGACGCGACTCCAGGGGTCGGCTGCGCTCAGCGGGGATCGGCACGGAGGTGCGCACCGCCTCCCAGAGCACCGGGTACCGCATCCGCGTCACCTGGTCAACCATCCACGGCGGCAGGTGGTCGTGCTCGGCTCGCTCGATCGCGCGCTTCTGCTCGGGCGTCAGCGGGACGTGATTCACCGGGTCGGCCCGATTGCGCGGATTCTTGAAGAAGGAGTACGAGAGCGAGATCTCGACAAAGCGGCCCAGGGCCATCGTCTGCGCCGCGGCGAACTCCTCCAGCCGTGGCTGCGGCGCGAACGCGAGAACGGGATCGCCGAAGCGAGCCGCGATCTCGTCCACCCCAGGAGGGGCAGGCATGTCGCGTACAGCTCCCGTCGTGTCCATGCGCATACGTCAAGAGTGGCCTGCCGCCCAGCCGATACCAACTTCTTGACGACAATCGCCTTTCGGGGCGTTGTCCGTTCACCTGCCCGAGACACGCGAAGGACAGCACGAATGCCGGGAGGCGCCTCCGGGGCGGAGGGCTGCGAAGATGGAGGGATGAGCGCTCTGCACGATCCCGACGTCCGCGGCTTCGCCTCCGACAACTACTCCGGAGTGCACGACGAGGTCCTCGCCGCGATCGCCGCGGCTAACGGGGCGCACCAGGTCGCGTACGGCGAGGACGTGTACACCGAGCGGCTGCAGGAGGCGTTCCGCCGCGAGTTCGGCGAGCAGGCGCAGGCCTTCCCCGTCTTCAACGGCACGGGCGCCAACGTCACCGGCCTACAGTCGATGCTCCCCCGGTGGGGCGCCGTCGTTTCGGCCGCCACCGCACACATCACCTCCGACGAGGGCGGGGCACCCGAGAAAGTCGGCGGGATCAAGATCCTGACCGTGCCGACGCCCGACGGCAAGCTCACCCCCGCCCTGGTCGACCGAGAGGCGTGGGGATTCGGCGACGAGCACCGCGCCCAACCGCTCGTGGTTTCGATCACGCAGTCCTCCGAGCTCGGCACCGTCTACACCCCGGAGGAGGTGCGCGCGCTGGCCGTGCACGCGCACGGCCTCGGCATGCGGTTGCACATGGACGGCGCGCGGATTGCGAACGCGGCCGCCGCGCTCGGCCTGCCGCTGCGCTCCTTCACCACGGACGCAGGAGTCGACGTGCTCTCGTTCGGCGGCACTAAGAACGGCATTCTGCTCGGCGAGGCGATCGTCGTGCTCGACCCGGCGGCCTCGACCGGACTCACCTTCCTCCGCAAGACCAACATGCAGCTCTCCTCCAAGATGCGCTTCCTCTCGGCGCAGCTGCTCGCCCTGCTCGACGGCGGCGGCGAGGAGGAACCCCTGTGGCTCCGCTCGGCTCGGCACGCGAACGCGATGGCGGCGCGGCTGCGATCGGGGCTCGAGGCGGCGATCGCTGACGGCCGAATCAGTGGGCTCGAATTCACGCAGCAGACCCAGGCGAACGCGGTGTTCGCGACGCTGCCGCCCGGAGTCGCCGACCGGCTCCGCGCCGCCTATCGTTTCTACGACTGGAACCCGGCGACCGGCGAGGTCCGCTGGGTCTGCTCCTTCGACACCACGGAGGACGACATCGACGGGTTCGCCACGGCGATCGAGCGCGAGCTGGCCGCGTGAAGGCGCGCTCCCCGCGCGCGGCGGCGATCGGAGTCGCGCTGGCGCTCCTTGTCGGGCTGAGCGGCTGCACCACGGCCGAACGCTCGGACGACGCGCCGACGCCGTCGCCGACCGCTACACCCTC from Rathayibacter rathayi encodes the following:
- a CDS encoding ABC transporter ATP-binding protein, which codes for MARARDTAATDPASAEVEQLEPDFEPGEGDGGMFGDGPPARKAQNFWPSAKRLFALLGPERARMILVVALVSLSVVLTVIAPKILGQAMDTIFNGVIGAGLTAGVPLEQIIQEQRAAGNDTFADMLSKTDIVPGQGIDFVVLGRLIIVVLLMYVVASVLMWAQGYLLNGLVMRVVYGLRQDIEAKLNRLPLRFFDTRQRGDVMSRVTNDVDNIQTALQQAFSQLVQSLLTIIGIAAMMFIVSWQLALIALISIPLSGVIAGVIGARSQKLFAAQWKNTGALNGHIEETFSGLEIVRAFGRDREMLEEFDRRNDSLYTASFGAQFVSGMIMPAMTFVSYLSYVLIAVVGGLRVASGQLTLGDATAFIQYSREFTQPVTQLASMANMLQSGVASAERTFELLDAEEQEPETATASLPQRTDGHVEFESVSFSYDPEQPLIEDLTFSAQPGQTVAIVGPTGAGKTTLVNLVMRFYELTGGRILVDGVDITSLARGDLRSRVGMVLQDAWLFEGTIRENIRYGRLDATDDEIVDAAKATMVDRFVRQLPDGYDTVLDADGGSVSAGERQLITIARAFLATPSLLILDEATSSVDTRTELLVQHAMNALRSDRTSFVIAHRLSTIRDADTILVMESGRIVEQGAHEVLLKRRGAYYELYMTQFRGGGDEAGEHAAARAPGRWRGGPVE
- a CDS encoding ABC transporter ATP-binding protein is translated as MILLRLASSYAKPYLRWVVAVVVLQLVATLAALYLPSLNAEIIDQGIGRGDTDFIWATGMSMLGVCLVQVAAAIAAVYFGARTAMSIGRDLRRDVYRRVDSLSGLEVGAFGTATLITRGTNDVQQVQMLVLMTLNFMVSAPIMCVGGIVFALREDVGLSWLVWVSVPLLFVVVGVLVFLLLPLFRLMQDRIDGINSVLREQITGIRVVRAFVREPFESERYRRANAAITEVSIKVGNIFVLMFPAIMMILHLATAAVLWFGGQRVDAGQMQVGSLTAFLQYLLQILTAVMMGVFMVMMIPRAVVCAERIQQVLDARTSLTTPQGGLATPTGGRVEFSGVVFGYPGAERPVLSGIDLVAEPGRITAVVGSTGAGKTTLLGLVPRLFDPHEGSVMIDGVPVSSLDRAQLAQVIGLIPQRPYLFSGTIASNLRFGRPDATDAELWEALRIAQGEDFVRSKEHGLDEPVSQGGTNVSGGQRQRLCIARALVARPRVYLFDDSFSALDVATDARLRESLADATTDATVIIVAQRVSTIRHADQIVVLDAGRVVGRGTHDELLEANATYREIVESQLSVEGVS
- a CDS encoding exodeoxyribonuclease III is translated as MRIATWNVNSIRARTGRVIDWLVREDIDVLAMQELKCKPEQFPHEAFADAGYHVEMVGLSQWNGVGIASRLPLEDVRIGFPGMPGFAKEPAADGGYPLEARAIGATVDGVRVWSLYVPNGRAVDDPHYHYKLEWLAALEANTREWLAAEPDLPLALVGDWNVAPLDSDVGDPSLGPGSTHVSVPERAAFSAFEAAGLHDVVRPLVPEGYTYWDYKQLRFPRNEGLRIDFVLGSAAFGELVTGASIHRDERKGDAPSDHVPVVVDLDLETTLDDDRPMIF
- a CDS encoding DUF6264 family protein codes for the protein MASSKKKRARANGATAAPARPAPARPAGARDEFRTDAYRSIREIIAAGKPHRRRWDLVLSVLCCLALGLLCIVLGYLAAILSVFPAQCEGQNFACDFDRIDWGVSIALLGPTALTLITVGVTVVRHLVGRRSFWIPIVGFALCVGTALLASWLVTSSIPGSALA
- a CDS encoding DUF4012 domain-containing protein — protein: MSTTSASRRASGRPRRRRGLWITLIVLLVLLIGAVVAVLLGVRTYDKAMTVRDKLTEAIPLVSQVTGKLTAFDTSGAEATAAQIATLTGEARDETDDPVWRVMEVVPYLGPNLAAVRAATEIADDISGKIVTPLSTTSLDILKPVGGKVDLAAITELSQKITVAKGVVDTAQTRVSGIDREQLVPQVSSALDSFSPQLATATTAMDQVEPLTAILPDSLGASGPRHYLVLFQNLAESQALGGGASSVMQLDVDGGAISIGRQQSSSDFSGLDPVTVDESALDTIGPNLATTFNVSTSRPDFPTAASIASQFWAQKFPEQKIDGALAIDPVALSYLLASTGPVTLTDGTVLTSDNTVSTLLNEVYFRYPASVVGERTDEFFSEASATILGKILGGEMEPTTMLPAIVKAVGESRILAFSSDADEQALLSPTPIAGVLPGSTAESTTTGVFFQDASRGSKMDYYLKTAVAQSSVGRCAASGAVFSTSVTVTNTITKAVARGLPAYVAAAGGRGPYPLGDFVTNIYVYGPPGTSIASASWDDGTGYDPQTFEDLGRPVSKVAVQLAPGESQTFDVQFSAGERTGFGDQAVRVTPMITPTTVTLSDEPSCG